The following coding sequences are from one Oncorhynchus kisutch isolate 150728-3 linkage group LG23, Okis_V2, whole genome shotgun sequence window:
- the npffr1l1 gene encoding neuropeptide FF receptor 1 like 1, with product MDSGTMHSVAMDTANRTYMPYYLHSTGMAISYILCYVVVLLLCVGGNVLVSLVVLRNRNMRSVTNLFILNLAISDLLIGVFCVPTTLIDSLISGWPFGQITCTMSNLVQGMSVSASVFTLVAIAVDRFTGIVYPFRHRIRPVTALLTILFIWVLAFAVICPSAANLTVIQLEDTYMLQDNQTYPVFVCFENWPRPEMRRVYTMVIFVHVYLAPLGIISIMYGCIAAKLSINLRQVRLAKVRRARSQRRVKVIKMLTMVAVLFMVSWLPLWTLMLLTDYRDLDTQQIDFLSSYLFPVAHWLAFFNSGINPIIYGFFNENFRRGFQAAVACRPCSQTITTVVVNTRFNFPPPNRVFNDNPESSGGKKGHCSKATPKIIPHGTHGIVLDDRNVAPNRVIGAWVE from the exons ATGGACAGCGGCACAATGCACAGTGTCGCTATGGACACTGCCAACCGCACCTATATGCCTTATTACCTGCATTCCACCGGCATGGCCATCAGCTACATCCTATGCTATGTGGTGGTTCTCCTGCTCTGTGTCGGAGGGAACGTGCTGGTCTCCCTGGTGGTCCTCCGGAACCGCAACATGCGCTCTGTCACTAACCTCTTCATCCTCAACTTGGCCATCAGTGACCTGCTCATTGGAGTGTTCTGTGTTCCAACGACTTTGATTGACAGCCTGATATCAG GATGGCCATTTGGCCAGATTACATGCACCATGAGCAACCTGGTCCAGGGGATGTCAGTGTCAGCATCAGTCTTCACTTTGGTGGCCATAGCTGTTGACAG GTTCACAGGTATTGTGTACCCCTTTAGACATCGGATAAGGCCTGTGACTGCTCTCCTCACCATCCTCTTCATCTGGGTGCTGGCGTTTGCTGTCATCTGCCCCTCGGCCGCCAACCTGACTGTCATCCAGCTGGAGGACACCTACATGCTCCAGGACAACCAGACCTACCCTGTCTTTGTCTGCTTCGAGAACTGGCCCCGACCCGAGATGCGTCGGGTCTACACCATGGTCATCTTTGTGCACGTGTACCTGGCCCCCCTGGGCATCATCAGCATAATGTATGGCTGCATCGCTGCCAAGCTCTCTATCAACCTGAGGCAGGTGAGGCTGGCAAAAGTGCGAAGGGCCCGCTCCCAACGCCGTGTTAAAGTGATCAAGATGCTGACCATGGTGGCTGTGCTCTTCATGGTGTCATGGCTACCTCTGTGGACGTTAATGCTGCTGACTGACTATAGGGATCTGGACACGCAGCAGATTGACTTCCTCAGCAGCTACCTGTTCCCTGTGGCCCACTGGCTGGCCTTCTTTAACAGTGGGATTAACCCCATCATCTATGGCTTCTTCAATGAGAACTTCCGCAGGGGGTTCCAGGCTGCAGTGGCCTGCAGGCCCTGTTCACAAACAATAACAACAGTTGTGGTTAATACACGCTTCAACTTCCCGCCTCCTAACAGAGTATTCAATGATAACCCTGAGTCATCTGGTGGGAAGAAAGGCCACTGCTCCAAGGCCACTCCCAAAATTATCCCACATGGAACCCATGGAAtcgtcctggatgacaggaatgTTGCACCCAACAGGGTAATTGGTGCCTGGGTGGAGTGA